The Streptomyces sp. ICC1 DNA window GGCCGACTGCATGCATGTAGCACGGAATTCTGGACTCCCCCTCCTGGAAGTAACCCTGAGTAATGGATTCCAGAAAGAAGAGCACAGCTACATCCCCGGTGACCGATATGCCAGAGATCTTTCCACGGCTCTGACCAGGGCCTGTCCCGAGAAGCGAGACGAGGGCACCCCTCTGCCGTCATGACCAAAAGGGCCCAGAGTCCTGGCAGGACAGGACCCACATCACCAGACGGTCCTCACGCGTCTCACCATGCGGACAAGACGAACCGGCCGGAATTCCCCCGTTCCACCCCCAGAGATCCGTTATTTATTACGCCGTGGCATAACAAGAGAGTCACATCATTGGCCTCAGCCCTCCATAACGTCCTCAGACCCGCTTAGAGTCACGGCCAGTCACCGCGACCAGCCGGATTCCCATCAGTTCGGTTCCCCGCGTTCGACACGGTGCGTCCCACGGGGGACGCAGTGCCAGGAAAGGACTGATCGTGCGTCAGCGTTCTCTCATTGCCGTGACCGCCGCCCTCGCCGCGGGCGCCCTCACCCTCACCGCCTGCGGTTCGCGTGACGACAAGGCCGGCGGCACCGGCGACGGTGGCGAGACCACCGTCGTCATCGGCGTAGACGCCCCCCTGACCGGCGACCTCTCGGCCCTCGGCCTCGGCATCAAGAACTCCGCCGACCTCGCCGCCAAGCAGGCCAACGAGAAGAAGTACGTCAAGGGCGTCACCTTCAAGATCCAGGCCCTCGACGACCAGGCCCAGGCCTCCTCCGGCCAGCAGAACGCCACCAAGCTCGTCGCGGACAAGGAGGTCCTCGGAGTCGTCGGCCCGCTGAACTCCTCGGTCTCGGAGTCCATGCAGAAGGTCTTCGACGACGCCAAGCTCGCCCAGATCTCCCCCGCCAACACCAGCCCCTCCCTCACCCAGGGGCCGAAGTGGGCGACCGGCGACAAGGTCCGCACCTACAAGAGCTACTTCCGCACCGCCACCACGGACGCCGTCCAGGGCCCGTTCGCGGCGCAGTACCTCTTCAACAAGGCGGGCAAGAAGAAGGTCTTCATCATTGATGACAAGAAGACCTACGGCGCAGGCCTCGCCGGCACCTTCAAGGGCGAATTCACCAAGCTCGGCGGCCAGGTCGTCGGCGAAGGCCACATCGACCCGGAGAGCAAGGACTTCTCCGCCGTCGTGACCGAGGTCCGCAGCTCCGGCGCCGACGTCGTCTACTACGGCGGCGAGTACCCCGCGGCCGGCCCGCTCTCCAAGCAGATCAAGGCCTCCGGCACCGCCATCCCGCTCATCGGCGGCGACGGCATCTACGACAAGAAGTACGTCGAGCTCGCCGGCGCCGG harbors:
- a CDS encoding branched-chain amino acid ABC transporter substrate-binding protein, which produces MRQRSLIAVTAALAAGALTLTACGSRDDKAGGTGDGGETTVVIGVDAPLTGDLSALGLGIKNSADLAAKQANEKKYVKGVTFKIQALDDQAQASSGQQNATKLVADKEVLGVVGPLNSSVSESMQKVFDDAKLAQISPANTSPSLTQGPKWATGDKVRTYKSYFRTATTDAVQGPFAAQYLFNKAGKKKVFIIDDKKTYGAGLAGTFKGEFTKLGGQVVGEGHIDPESKDFSAVVTEVRSSGADVVYYGGEYPAAGPLSKQIKASGTAIPLIGGDGIYDKKYVELAGAGAAGDLATSVGAPVESLPSAKEFVANYAKAGYKEPFAAYGGYSYDSAWAIIEAVKAAVDGNNGKLPADARAKVLAAVQGVSFDGVTGKVSFDEFGDATNKQLTVYKVEGNDWKSVESGTLGG